Proteins from a genomic interval of Gordonia sp. SL306:
- a CDS encoding MazG family protein has translation MTVVLLDPLRHDVIPLRAIPLLSGPLVITEDIHPSTLWELGKTSASWAEVDDPESTLLTSDRTHRFVRARLERGDDLIAARGVPGDALLAAVALMDTLRRTGPWESTQTHATLRRYLLEECYELLDAIDDDDPELLREELGDLLLQVLFHARIAADDPDHPFDIDDVAQSFTDKVTGRTPGILSGAHADLETQIREWEERKAAEKNRGSVFDGVATTAPALALTQKVLERLSAADFPLDTIDPEITSVAVEPGGDSVEELARQRVRAFMAHVRDVEKRADADGGAPSTRAAWLAALAPVAVDEEPGAVDEDPVAVGENHVAVGEESRAQPNSP, from the coding sequence ATGACCGTCGTGCTACTCGATCCCCTTCGCCATGACGTGATCCCGTTGCGTGCCATCCCTCTGCTGTCCGGTCCGCTCGTCATCACCGAGGACATCCATCCGTCGACGCTGTGGGAATTGGGCAAGACGTCGGCGTCCTGGGCCGAGGTGGACGATCCGGAGTCGACGCTGCTCACGAGCGACCGGACGCACCGGTTCGTCCGCGCCCGGCTCGAGCGCGGCGACGACCTGATCGCCGCCCGGGGGGTTCCCGGCGATGCATTGCTCGCGGCTGTCGCGCTGATGGACACCCTCCGACGAACCGGACCGTGGGAGAGCACCCAGACGCACGCCACACTGCGCCGGTACCTGCTCGAAGAATGCTATGAACTGCTCGATGCGATCGACGACGACGATCCCGAGCTGCTACGCGAGGAACTGGGAGACCTGTTGCTCCAGGTGTTGTTCCACGCCCGGATCGCCGCCGACGATCCCGACCATCCGTTCGACATCGACGATGTCGCCCAGAGTTTCACCGACAAGGTGACCGGCCGCACGCCGGGCATCCTGTCGGGTGCTCATGCCGACCTCGAGACGCAGATCCGGGAATGGGAAGAGCGTAAGGCGGCCGAGAAGAACCGCGGATCGGTTTTCGACGGGGTCGCCACGACGGCGCCGGCGCTGGCCCTGACGCAGAAGGTCCTGGAACGGCTGTCGGCCGCCGACTTTCCGCTCGACACCATCGATCCGGAGATCACGTCGGTCGCCGTCGAACCCGGGGGTGACAGCGTCGAAGAGCTGGCACGACAACGAGTCCGGGCGTTCATGGCGCACGTCCGTGACGTCGAGAAACGTGCGGATGCCGACGGGGGAGCGCCGAGCACTCGTGCGGCGTGGCTCGCGGCGCTGGCCCCCGTTGCTGTCGACGAAGAACCTGGTGCTGTCGACGAAGATCCCGTTGCCGTCGGCGAGAACCACGTTGCTGTCGGCGAGGAATCGCGGGCTCAGCCGAACAGTCCCTGA
- the efeU gene encoding iron uptake transporter permease EfeU, giving the protein MTHLAAGGAPSIFAQMFGSGLIGLREGLETGIVVMILVAFVVKADRRDALKWIWAGVSAAVAMVIVIFLIIHLGTSTVTTLTAELIAGLASLVAVVIVTFMVLWMSKAAAHISTDLKSGMSHALLTGGVSVMGLAFLAVGREGFETALLMVGYAESVSGSLWPLLGLLLGIVVAIVVTVLLYRGAVRLNFHKFFLYTGIFLIFVAAGILSYGVRALQTVGWLPGGSTLAFDISEHYDQSSWYGTVLAGIFNVRPDPTVLQVVAWCLYVAIVLYFFLRANRQRPPAPTDDGSTSQAPAATDAGT; this is encoded by the coding sequence ATGACGCATTTGGCCGCGGGTGGCGCGCCCTCGATTTTCGCGCAGATGTTCGGCAGCGGACTCATCGGACTTCGCGAAGGCCTCGAAACGGGCATCGTGGTGATGATCTTGGTGGCGTTCGTCGTGAAGGCGGATCGTCGGGACGCGTTGAAGTGGATCTGGGCCGGGGTCTCGGCCGCGGTCGCGATGGTCATCGTGATCTTTCTGATCATCCATCTGGGTACCTCAACGGTCACCACTTTGACCGCGGAGTTGATTGCCGGGTTGGCGTCGCTGGTCGCGGTGGTGATCGTGACGTTCATGGTGTTGTGGATGAGCAAGGCCGCCGCCCACATCTCGACGGACCTGAAATCGGGGATGTCGCATGCGTTGCTCACCGGTGGTGTATCGGTGATGGGCTTGGCGTTCCTGGCCGTCGGGCGTGAAGGATTTGAGACCGCGCTGTTGATGGTCGGTTACGCCGAGAGCGTGTCGGGCAGTTTGTGGCCGTTGCTGGGTTTGTTACTGGGCATCGTGGTCGCGATCGTGGTGACCGTGCTGCTCTATCGCGGTGCGGTGCGACTGAACTTCCACAAGTTCTTCCTCTACACCGGGATCTTCTTGATCTTCGTCGCCGCCGGCATCTTGTCCTACGGGGTGCGGGCCCTGCAGACCGTCGGATGGCTCCCCGGCGGCAGCACGCTGGCGTTCGACATCTCCGAGCACTACGACCAGTCGTCATGGTATGGCACCGTGCTGGCCGGCATCTTCAACGTCCGCCCCGATCCGACCGTCCTGCAGGTGGTGGCGTGGTGCCTGTACGTGGCGATCGTCCTCTACTTCTTCCTCCGCGCGAACCGGCAGCGGCCACCGGCCCCGACCGATGACGGTTCCACCTCGCAAGCCCCGGCAGCCACAGACGCCGGTACCTGA
- the efeB gene encoding iron uptake transporter deferrochelatase/peroxidase subunit — protein MSENTPPPAEPTGRQRISRRALLGGAGVGVVAAAAGGAIGRATAAEDTSGTQVVAFRGERQSGIITAAQDRLHFASFDVITDSRSDLVAMLQKWTVAAERMTRGEQTAPDGAVGLGDYTPPADTGEALGLDAANLTLTIGFGPGMFGPSASDPDRRDRFGIADRKPPALVDLPAFAAEKIESSRSFGDICVQACADDPQVAVHAIRNLARMGLGVVAVRWSQLGFGRTSSTTQSQETPRNMFGFKDGTANLRAEDTDLLDRWVWVTKEDNPANAQWMTGGTYLVARRIRMDIEPWDRANLLEQEQIVGRLKGSGAPLGQQNEFDAPDFDVTSYGAPMIPRTAHVRLAHPDNLGGVQILRRGYNFTDGSDGFGHLDAGLFFIAFNRDTGKQFVPMQQVLSRKDAMTEYLIPNGSSVFAVPPGLRPGEWWGQGLFG, from the coding sequence ATGTCGGAGAACACCCCGCCGCCGGCCGAACCCACAGGACGCCAACGCATCTCGCGTCGAGCACTGTTGGGGGGTGCCGGCGTCGGGGTGGTCGCCGCCGCCGCGGGTGGTGCGATCGGCCGGGCCACCGCGGCCGAGGACACCAGCGGGACGCAGGTCGTCGCCTTCCGGGGCGAACGTCAGTCCGGGATCATCACGGCAGCACAGGACCGCCTGCACTTCGCCAGTTTCGACGTGATCACCGACTCGCGATCGGATCTGGTCGCGATGCTCCAGAAGTGGACCGTCGCGGCCGAGCGCATGACCAGGGGCGAACAGACCGCTCCCGACGGCGCCGTCGGACTCGGCGATTACACACCGCCCGCCGACACCGGGGAAGCGCTCGGTCTCGACGCCGCCAATCTCACGCTCACCATCGGTTTCGGCCCCGGGATGTTCGGGCCGAGTGCATCCGATCCCGATCGTCGCGATCGATTCGGCATCGCGGATCGCAAACCGCCCGCGCTGGTCGACCTGCCGGCGTTCGCCGCCGAGAAGATCGAATCGTCCCGTTCGTTCGGTGACATCTGCGTTCAGGCCTGCGCCGACGACCCGCAGGTCGCCGTGCACGCCATCCGGAACCTGGCCCGGATGGGTCTTGGTGTGGTGGCGGTCCGCTGGTCGCAGCTGGGATTCGGCCGCACGTCGTCGACCACCCAGTCCCAGGAAACGCCGCGCAACATGTTCGGCTTCAAGGACGGAACCGCGAACCTCCGGGCCGAGGACACCGATCTGCTCGACCGCTGGGTGTGGGTGACGAAGGAGGACAACCCCGCGAACGCCCAGTGGATGACCGGCGGCACCTACCTCGTCGCACGCCGCATCCGGATGGACATCGAGCCGTGGGATCGCGCCAACCTGCTGGAGCAGGAACAGATCGTCGGGCGGTTGAAGGGCTCCGGCGCACCGTTGGGTCAACAAAACGAGTTCGACGCCCCGGACTTCGACGTCACGTCGTACGGCGCACCGATGATCCCCCGCACCGCACATGTCAGGCTCGCCCATCCCGACAACCTCGGCGGGGTCCAGATCCTGCGTCGGGGCTACAACTTCACCGACGGCTCCGACGGATTCGGTCACCTCGACGCCGGGCTGTTCTTCATCGCGTTCAACCGGGACACCGGAAAGCAATTCGTGCCGATGCAGCAGGTGTTGTCCCGCAAGGACGCGATGACCGAGTACCTGATCCCCAACGGGTCGTCGGTGTTCGCGGTACCGCCGGGCTTGCGACCCGGCGAGTGGTGGGGTCAGGGACTGTTCGGCTGA
- a CDS encoding phosphotransferase family protein, with the protein MTVSRAARIAADLLPEALEPIVRRRVRGAGRAVIENWRPAAQGYSTETYLFDLVGVDDGDDDSVGLVFRRPPERPVLPDFDLRRQYLTMDRLRATDVPVPTMRWIDAPGTDLGTPYFVMDRIDDAVTVSDVPPYHQAGIFADADAAGRAELWSGCVDVIASLRAVDPAARRLGFLDLRAFGSSAPQRLAGFLRYAIEWASGSTAPRKEFIDALDWLDGHLYEPEHVGLCWGDSRMSNVLYNNEFDVVAALDWEIAYLGDPAGDLAWMLTTDWISSPFPDHAPAPGTPSTEETLDRYRRRTGLRLDHMRFAHVAAGLLLAVPLLRLNEILDLGDVDLAEICIERLDHVFGDRLV; encoded by the coding sequence GTGACGGTTTCGCGCGCCGCGCGCATCGCGGCCGACCTCCTCCCGGAGGCGCTCGAACCGATTGTTCGCCGACGTGTTCGGGGTGCTGGGCGGGCCGTGATCGAGAACTGGCGACCGGCGGCACAAGGTTATTCCACGGAGACCTACCTCTTCGATCTCGTCGGAGTCGACGATGGCGACGACGATTCGGTCGGACTGGTCTTCCGGAGGCCTCCCGAACGTCCGGTCCTGCCGGATTTCGACTTGCGTCGGCAGTATCTGACGATGGACCGTCTCCGCGCCACCGACGTCCCCGTCCCCACGATGCGCTGGATCGATGCGCCTGGAACCGACCTGGGGACACCGTACTTCGTGATGGACCGCATCGACGACGCCGTGACCGTCAGCGATGTGCCGCCTTATCACCAGGCAGGCATCTTCGCCGACGCGGACGCGGCGGGCCGGGCCGAATTGTGGAGCGGCTGCGTCGATGTGATCGCGTCACTTCGCGCGGTGGATCCGGCAGCTCGGCGCCTCGGCTTCTTGGACCTTCGTGCATTCGGATCGTCGGCGCCACAACGGCTGGCGGGGTTCCTCAGGTATGCGATCGAGTGGGCAAGCGGATCGACGGCGCCGCGCAAGGAGTTCATCGACGCCCTCGACTGGCTGGACGGGCATCTGTACGAGCCCGAGCACGTCGGGCTCTGCTGGGGCGACAGCAGGATGTCGAATGTGCTCTACAACAACGAGTTCGACGTGGTCGCGGCGCTGGACTGGGAGATCGCCTACCTCGGCGACCCGGCCGGTGATCTCGCGTGGATGCTGACCACCGACTGGATCAGCAGCCCGTTTCCCGACCACGCCCCGGCCCCGGGCACGCCGTCGACCGAAGAGACCCTGGACCGCTATCGGCGGCGTACAGGGCTGCGCCTGGACCACATGAGGTTCGCCCATGTGGCCGCCGGACTGTTGCTGGCCGTTCCTCTCCTGCGCCTCAACGAGATCCTGGACCTCGGGGACGTCGACCTCGCGGAGATCTGCATCGAACGACTCGATCACGTCTTCGGTGACCGGCTAGTCTGA
- a CDS encoding dioxygenase, protein MTMSEETSLQPALFLSHGAPPLVDSERWVNQLTALAGRLDRPSAILVVSAHWEAAPLTIGSTDPTTALTYDFWGFPDRYYQTTYWSPGADSLATRVAAMMPDGEPIAHDRGRRLDHGAYVPLTVMYPDADIPVLQVSLPTLDPERLLDLGRRLAPLREEGVLIIGSGFTTHGLPYLTDPTPEATPPGWSAEFDTWAQERFAAGDVESLIDFRNRAPGMPYAHPTIEHFSPLFVALGASSDVEQKPDQAIDGFWMGLAKRSLVLS, encoded by the coding sequence ATGACCATGTCAGAGGAGACGTCACTTCAACCCGCGCTCTTCCTGAGCCACGGCGCACCGCCGTTGGTCGACAGCGAACGCTGGGTGAATCAATTGACCGCACTCGCGGGGCGTCTCGACCGGCCGTCGGCGATTCTCGTGGTCTCAGCGCACTGGGAGGCGGCGCCGCTGACCATAGGGTCGACCGACCCGACAACCGCGCTCACCTACGACTTCTGGGGCTTTCCCGATCGGTACTACCAGACCACCTACTGGTCCCCGGGCGCCGACAGCCTCGCCACCCGGGTCGCGGCCATGATGCCCGACGGCGAGCCCATCGCCCACGACCGGGGTCGCCGCCTCGACCACGGCGCGTACGTCCCGCTGACGGTGATGTACCCCGACGCCGACATCCCGGTTCTGCAGGTCTCCCTGCCGACGCTCGACCCGGAACGTTTGCTCGATCTCGGTCGTCGTCTGGCACCGCTGCGGGAGGAGGGTGTGTTGATCATCGGTTCGGGCTTCACCACCCACGGCCTCCCCTACCTGACCGACCCGACGCCCGAAGCCACCCCGCCGGGGTGGTCTGCGGAGTTCGACACCTGGGCCCAGGAGCGTTTCGCAGCGGGAGATGTCGAGTCGCTCATCGACTTCCGCAATCGCGCCCCCGGCATGCCCTATGCGCACCCGACCATCGAGCACTTCTCCCCGCTCTTCGTCGCACTCGGTGCGAGCAGCGACGTCGAGCAGAAGCCCGATCAGGCGATCGACGGGTTCTGGATGGGATTGGCCAAGCGGAGTCTGGTCCTGTCCTGA
- the mfd gene encoding transcription-repair coupling factor, with the protein MSSTPALHGLAAVTCSDKAIADLVGRRGQERLDISAPDSARPFVVACLAGAAATETSAAPLLVVSANGREADDLTAELAELLDDPAAVAQFPSWETLPHERLSPSADTVGQRLAVLHRLANPGEGTALRVVVTTVRSLVQPMAPGLGETRTITLREGIEIDFEGLLNDLVEMAYERVDMVGRRGEFAVRGGILDVFPTTADFPVRVEFWGDEISEIRAFSVADQRSQPEIDASVVRIHPGRELILTPEVRARAADLAAEHAGEQVLAEMLTKLAEGIPVEGMEALIPMLVEGRMQMLTQVFPDGTGVLLLDPEKVRTRAADLAQTGAEFLEASWTAAALGAAAPVDGRSADGSGIDLQASSYRSLDEVEKTTLAAGRSWWTMSPLSTGSGDEIELDLTAGPTPRGNEADIAATFANLRAHVTTGGIAAVVVAGKGTAQRVGERLAEAEVPAEIVEPGVQPQPGQVSVFHGTLRSGVVCPDARLVIVTETDLTGNRVAGVRDGRRLPAKRRNQVDPLALTAGDMVVHDQHGIGKFVEMIERTVSGARREYLVLEYAASKRGQPGDRLYVPMDALDQLSRYVGGEQPSLSKLGGSDWQNTKRKARKAVREIAGELVQLYAARHAAPGYAYSPDTPWQREMEDAFDFTETMDQLTVIAEVKSDMERAVPMDRVIVGDVGYGKTEIAVRAAFKAVQDGKQVAVLVPTTILAQQHLQTFTERMSEFPVRVRGLSRFTDTKESKEIIDAMATGDVDIVIGTHRLLQTGVTWKDLGLVIVDEEQRFGVEHKEHIKSLRTHVDVLTMSATPIPRTLEMSMAGIREMSTILTPPEERHPVLTYVGGYAAKQVGAAIRRELLRDGQVFYVHNRVSTIDKTARDIAQMVPEARVVVAHGQMNEDQLERTVAGFWNREYDVLVCTTIIETGLDISNANTLIVDRAENLGLSQLHQLRGRVGRSRERGYAYLLYSPERPLTETAYDRLATIAQNNELGAGMAVALKDLELRGAGNVLGAEQSGHVAGVGFDLYVRLVGEAVEAYRAAADGKPVSTSEPAEVRIDLPVDAHIPVEYVDSDRLRLEAYRKLASATDDAAVDSVLAELADRYGEPPEETGRLAAIARLRLRCRERGVTEIGLAGTGMKIAPMTLLDSEQVRLKRLYPAAGYRATTSVITLPIPRTGGVGSARLRDEEVIDYVNGFLLALRPQPD; encoded by the coding sequence GTGTCATCTACCCCCGCCCTACACGGGCTCGCCGCGGTCACATGTTCGGACAAGGCGATCGCGGATCTGGTGGGGCGGCGAGGCCAGGAGCGTCTCGACATCAGCGCGCCCGATTCGGCCCGGCCGTTCGTGGTGGCCTGCCTCGCGGGCGCCGCGGCGACCGAGACCTCGGCCGCTCCTCTACTGGTGGTCTCCGCCAACGGGCGCGAGGCAGACGATCTGACGGCCGAGCTGGCCGAACTCCTCGACGACCCGGCCGCGGTCGCCCAGTTCCCGTCCTGGGAGACCCTGCCGCACGAGCGACTGTCACCGAGCGCGGACACGGTCGGCCAGCGTCTGGCCGTCCTGCATCGACTGGCCAACCCCGGGGAGGGCACCGCCCTGCGGGTGGTGGTCACCACGGTGCGTTCGCTGGTCCAGCCGATGGCCCCCGGCTTGGGTGAGACCCGCACCATCACGCTGCGCGAAGGCATCGAGATCGATTTCGAGGGTCTGCTGAACGACCTCGTCGAGATGGCCTACGAGCGCGTGGACATGGTGGGTCGGCGTGGCGAGTTCGCCGTCCGCGGCGGCATCCTCGACGTCTTCCCGACGACGGCCGACTTCCCGGTAAGGGTCGAGTTCTGGGGCGACGAGATCTCCGAGATCCGGGCTTTCTCGGTGGCGGACCAGCGTAGTCAGCCCGAGATCGACGCATCGGTGGTTCGCATCCATCCGGGTCGCGAGCTGATCCTGACGCCCGAGGTCCGTGCACGGGCAGCCGACCTGGCGGCCGAGCACGCGGGCGAACAGGTGCTCGCGGAGATGCTGACGAAGCTGGCCGAAGGCATCCCCGTCGAAGGCATGGAAGCCCTGATCCCGATGCTCGTCGAGGGTCGGATGCAGATGCTGACACAGGTGTTCCCGGACGGGACCGGTGTGCTGTTGCTGGACCCGGAGAAGGTCCGCACCCGCGCAGCGGATCTCGCGCAGACTGGTGCGGAGTTCCTGGAGGCGTCGTGGACGGCCGCGGCGCTGGGGGCGGCCGCCCCCGTCGACGGCCGTTCGGCCGACGGTTCGGGTATCGACCTGCAGGCGAGCTCGTATCGATCCCTCGACGAGGTCGAGAAGACGACGCTGGCCGCCGGTCGTTCCTGGTGGACGATGAGCCCGCTCTCGACCGGGAGCGGCGACGAGATCGAACTCGACCTGACCGCGGGACCGACCCCACGTGGCAACGAGGCAGACATCGCCGCCACCTTCGCGAATCTCCGCGCGCATGTCACCACCGGTGGTATCGCGGCCGTCGTCGTGGCGGGCAAGGGAACCGCGCAGCGGGTCGGCGAGCGACTGGCCGAGGCCGAGGTGCCCGCCGAGATCGTCGAACCCGGTGTCCAACCCCAGCCGGGGCAGGTCTCGGTGTTCCACGGGACGCTGCGCAGCGGTGTGGTGTGTCCCGATGCGCGGCTGGTGATCGTCACCGAGACCGACCTGACCGGCAACCGGGTGGCCGGCGTGCGTGACGGCCGACGGCTGCCGGCCAAGCGTCGCAACCAGGTCGACCCGTTGGCCCTGACCGCCGGGGACATGGTGGTGCACGACCAGCACGGCATCGGCAAGTTCGTCGAGATGATCGAGCGAACCGTGTCCGGGGCGCGGCGGGAGTACCTGGTCCTCGAGTACGCGGCGAGCAAGCGCGGTCAACCGGGTGATCGGCTCTATGTACCGATGGACGCGCTCGACCAGTTGTCGCGGTATGTCGGTGGCGAACAGCCGTCGTTGTCGAAGTTGGGTGGCTCCGACTGGCAGAACACCAAACGCAAAGCGCGCAAGGCGGTTCGGGAGATCGCCGGTGAGCTCGTGCAGCTCTACGCCGCCCGCCACGCGGCCCCTGGGTACGCCTACAGCCCGGACACGCCGTGGCAGCGCGAGATGGAGGACGCCTTCGACTTCACCGAGACGATGGATCAGCTCACGGTGATCGCCGAGGTGAAGTCGGACATGGAGCGAGCGGTCCCGATGGACCGCGTGATCGTCGGCGACGTCGGCTACGGGAAGACCGAGATCGCTGTCCGGGCGGCCTTCAAGGCGGTCCAGGACGGCAAGCAGGTCGCCGTCCTGGTGCCGACAACCATTCTTGCGCAACAACACCTGCAGACGTTCACCGAACGGATGAGTGAGTTCCCGGTGCGCGTCCGCGGTCTGTCGCGATTCACCGACACCAAGGAGTCGAAGGAGATCATCGACGCGATGGCGACCGGCGATGTCGACATCGTCATCGGGACCCACCGGCTCCTCCAGACCGGGGTGACGTGGAAGGACCTCGGTCTGGTGATCGTCGACGAGGAGCAGCGGTTCGGCGTCGAGCACAAGGAACACATCAAGTCGTTGCGCACGCATGTCGACGTGCTGACGATGTCGGCGACCCCGATCCCGCGAACCCTGGAGATGTCGATGGCAGGCATCCGGGAGATGTCGACAATCCTCACCCCGCCGGAGGAGCGACATCCCGTCCTCACCTACGTCGGCGGGTACGCGGCCAAACAGGTCGGTGCCGCGATCCGACGGGAGCTGCTCCGCGACGGCCAGGTCTTCTACGTGCACAACCGCGTCTCGACCATCGACAAGACCGCTCGGGACATCGCCCAGATGGTCCCCGAGGCGCGGGTCGTGGTGGCCCACGGTCAGATGAACGAGGATCAGCTCGAACGCACGGTCGCCGGGTTCTGGAACCGCGAGTACGACGTCCTGGTCTGCACCACGATCATCGAGACCGGTCTCGACATCTCGAACGCCAACACCCTCATCGTCGATCGCGCGGAGAATCTGGGTCTGTCGCAGCTGCACCAGCTGCGCGGACGTGTCGGTCGCAGCCGGGAGCGTGGGTACGCCTACCTGCTCTACAGCCCCGAGCGTCCGCTCACCGAGACCGCGTACGACCGCCTTGCCACGATCGCGCAGAACAACGAGCTCGGCGCGGGCATGGCGGTGGCGCTCAAGGACCTCGAATTACGTGGTGCGGGAAATGTTCTGGGTGCCGAGCAGTCCGGACACGTGGCGGGCGTCGGGTTCGACCTCTACGTGCGACTGGTCGGCGAGGCCGTCGAGGCCTACCGCGCCGCCGCCGACGGCAAGCCGGTGTCGACAAGCGAACCCGCTGAGGTTCGGATCGACCTGCCCGTGGATGCCCACATCCCCGTCGAGTACGTCGACTCCGACCGTCTGCGCCTGGAGGCCTACCGGAAGCTCGCGTCGGCGACCGACGACGCGGCCGTCGACAGTGTCCTGGCCGAACTCGCCGACCGCTACGGCGAACCGCCCGAGGAGACCGGCCGGCTCGCGGCGATCGCTCGGCTGCGTCTGCGCTGCCGGGAGCGGGGGGTCACGGAGATCGGCCTGGCCGGTACGGGCATGAAGATCGCGCCGATGACCCTGCTCGACAGCGAACAGGTCCGGCTCAAACGGCTCTACCCGGCGGCCGGGTACCGCGCCACCACGTCGGTCATCACCTTGCCGATCCCGCGGACCGGAGGTGTCGGGTCGGCCCGCCTGCGCGACGAGGAGGTCATCGACTACGTCAACGGCTTCTTGCTGGCCCTTCGGCCGCAGCCCGACTGA
- the efeO gene encoding iron uptake system protein EfeO: protein MNPRITTPIALLSLAVAAPILLAGCTSKDSENGAIAVTSTNDGCELDSTEAPTGDVNFKVANNGSKVTEFYLYGNNNRVLGEVENIGPGLSGNLTVEVTDPGTYTVACKPGMVGTGIRKEISVTGEKKAKEEVPADVNAAKARYLDYVRGQVNGLSAQAQIFVDHVKAGELDQAKAMFGQVRTFYERIEPVAESFPDLDPAIDMRWDDTEDGSQPFTGFHRVERALWPPQQAEVGEAPGQIAPADAANAKATDNKADIDKAADELLANVNKLKTEVNKPDFTFETRQFVQGPQALIDEIAATKVGGEEDRYSHTDLWDFAANVDGAETLIAEMQPMISAKDQALMDKITAQFADVRTAINQYRDGDGYVTYTQVTAEQRKDLSNKIDALSASLSQVPGLVLG from the coding sequence GTGAATCCGAGAATCACCACTCCCATCGCGTTGCTGTCGCTGGCGGTCGCCGCGCCGATCCTGTTGGCCGGCTGCACCTCCAAGGACAGTGAGAACGGGGCGATCGCGGTCACCTCGACCAACGACGGCTGCGAACTCGACAGCACCGAGGCCCCGACCGGCGACGTGAACTTCAAGGTCGCCAACAACGGCTCCAAGGTCACCGAGTTCTATCTCTACGGCAACAACAACCGGGTTCTCGGCGAGGTGGAGAACATCGGGCCGGGCCTGTCGGGGAATCTGACCGTCGAGGTCACCGATCCGGGCACCTACACGGTGGCCTGCAAGCCCGGCATGGTCGGCACCGGCATCCGCAAGGAGATCTCGGTGACCGGCGAGAAGAAGGCCAAGGAGGAGGTTCCCGCCGACGTCAACGCCGCCAAGGCGCGCTACCTCGACTATGTGCGCGGCCAGGTCAACGGACTGTCGGCGCAGGCGCAGATCTTCGTCGACCACGTCAAGGCGGGTGAACTCGACCAGGCCAAGGCCATGTTCGGTCAGGTGCGCACCTTCTACGAGCGGATCGAGCCCGTCGCGGAGTCTTTCCCCGATCTCGACCCGGCCATCGACATGCGCTGGGACGACACCGAGGACGGTTCGCAGCCGTTCACCGGCTTCCACCGCGTCGAGCGGGCCCTGTGGCCGCCGCAGCAGGCCGAGGTCGGCGAGGCACCCGGGCAGATCGCCCCGGCCGATGCCGCCAACGCGAAGGCGACCGACAACAAGGCCGATATCGACAAGGCCGCCGACGAACTGCTGGCCAACGTCAACAAGCTCAAGACCGAGGTCAACAAGCCCGACTTCACCTTCGAGACACGCCAGTTCGTGCAGGGACCGCAGGCGTTGATCGACGAGATCGCCGCCACCAAGGTCGGCGGTGAAGAGGATCGCTACTCCCACACCGACCTGTGGGACTTCGCCGCCAACGTCGATGGTGCCGAGACCCTGATCGCGGAGATGCAGCCGATGATCTCGGCCAAGGACCAAGCGCTGATGGACAAGATCACCGCCCAGTTCGCCGATGTCCGCACCGCCATCAACCAGTACCGTGACGGCGACGGCTACGTCACCTACACCCAGGTCACCGCCGAGCAGCGCAAGGACTTGTCCAACAAGATCGACGCGCTCTCGGCGTCACTGTCGCAGGTCCCGGGGCTGGTGCTGGGATAA
- a CDS encoding GNAT family N-acetyltransferase, with protein MVSIRPAVSADCATVSDIYRHYVEHTFATFDYEAPTRDAWEAKLAAIAAAGRPFLVAEDEGAVLGFAYLGSFRDKRAYAWTAEDTIYLNPEAGGRGIGSALLGALLEAADPDNVRQVIAVIAATGGEASIALHLKHGFTEVGRTPSVGYKFDQWIDCVYLQRPLR; from the coding sequence ATGGTCTCCATCCGTCCCGCCGTATCGGCCGACTGCGCCACGGTCTCCGACATCTACCGGCATTACGTCGAGCACACGTTTGCGACCTTCGACTACGAGGCGCCGACCCGGGACGCCTGGGAGGCCAAGCTCGCCGCGATCGCCGCGGCCGGGCGCCCGTTCCTGGTGGCAGAGGACGAAGGGGCGGTCCTGGGGTTCGCCTACCTCGGATCCTTTCGAGACAAGCGTGCATACGCCTGGACCGCCGAGGACACGATCTACCTGAACCCCGAAGCCGGCGGTCGGGGGATCGGATCGGCGTTGCTGGGCGCCCTCCTCGAGGCGGCCGACCCGGACAACGTGCGGCAGGTCATCGCGGTGATCGCGGCCACCGGTGGTGAGGCGTCGATCGCCTTGCACCTCAAACACGGCTTCACCGAGGTCGGCCGGACACCCTCCGTGGGGTACAAGTTCGACCAGTGGATCGACTGCGTATATCTGCAGCGCCCGCTGCGCTGA